From the Rhodoflexus caldus genome, the window CCCGCGCAGCGACTGAATGGTTTGCAAAACGTTTTTCAGTGCATCGGGCGTATGCGCGTAGTCAATAATTGCAGTGGTGCCGTTGGCAGCTACCACGCGGTCAAAGCGCCCTTGCGCACTGTCCAATTCGCTGAGTATAGTCAACACGGGTTCGGGTTTTTCGCCCAGCAGCACGGCAGCGCCATAGATGCCCAGCAGGTTGTAGGCGTTGAACTCACCGATGAGGCGGAACCAAACCTGCCTACCGTTGATTTCCATTTGCAACCCGCGAACGGTGTTTGCCAGCACCTTGCCTTTGAAGTCGGCGGGCGAATGCAGGGCAAAGGTATAAACGCGGGCGCGCGTATTTTGCACCATCACAGAGCCGCGTTTGTCGTCTTTATTAACCAAAGCAAACGATTCTTTATCCAAGCCGTCAAAAAACATTTTTTTGGCGCGGATATAAGCATCAAAGGTGCCGTGATAGTCTAAATGGTCGTGGGTAATGTTGGAAAAAATCGCCCCCGTGAAGGTTAGCCCTGCGGTGCGGTATTGCACCAGCGCGTGAGAACTCACCTCCATAAATGCATGTGTGCAGCCCTCTGCTACCATCTGTGCCAGCAAGGCGTTGAGCGACACGGCATCGGGTGTGGTATGTGTAGCGGGGATTTCCGTTTCGCCAATCAGGTTGCGAATAGTGGAAATCAGCCCGACTTTATAGCCTAATTTGGTGAAAAGCCGGTGTAAGAGCGTTACGGTTGTGGTTTTGCCGTTTGTGCCCGTAATGCCCGTGATTTTCAGCTTTTTAGAAGGAAAATCGTAGTAAGCCGCTGCCAATTTGCCAAGTGCTTCGGCACTGTTGGCTACTTGCACAAGGCAGCAATTGTCAGTTCCCGTTTCAGGGAGGGTTTCGCATACAACAGCCGCTGCACCGCGCTCCATTGCCGTTGGAATAAAGGCGTGCCCGTCGGATTGTGTGCCTTTTACCGCCACAAAAACATCGCCCGCTGCCACTTTTCGGGAATCAAAAACGATTTGCCCGATAGGAACGGCAGCGTTGCCCTGCACTTGCAGGGGCGTAACGGCGGTCAGTATGTCAGCTAATGTTTTAATAGTCGTCAAAAGTTTGTGTATATGTCAATCACCTGATTTTTTTGTAACCAAACCTGACAGGTTTTCAAAACCCGTCAGGTTTGTTCAGTAAGTTCAAAATATCCTCTTACAGCGCGTACTTGCCAATCAGGTACAGCACCAAGCCCAAGAACAGTGCACCGCCGCCGGCAGGATAACCTCCGCCAATGCCCAGCACGCCCAGAATAATACCCACCAAACCGACAATAATCAGGATGATGCCGATAGTAGTCAGCAGGCTGCCAAGGTCATCTACAGGACGCTTTACTTTGCGCATTTTTTCCACCAACTTATCCATTTGCTGTTGTGCTTTCTCAATCAGGCGGAACTTGCGCTTGTCGGACTTAGCCTCTGTCAGTGCTTGCGGCTGCATTAATTGTTCAATTTGTGCCTTTGCCGCATTGGCTTCCTCCATTTGTACATTCATTGCCTTGGGCGCTGTTGCGGCAAAAGCCTGCCCGAGCGATAAGCCCAACCATAAGAGTGTGAAAATGAGTTTCTTTTTCATTGTTAAATGGTTTTTGAGTGAAAAATTGACCAATATACCGCAAAAATTAGCCCAGCCGCAGGAGTATTCTTTCTCCTTTGGTAAATTTAGTTCCTGCCAATACAGACTGCTGTTTTACTTTGCCTTTGCCGGTGAAAAGCACCTTGAATCCTTTATTTTCCAATATATAAACAGCATCCCGCATGGTCATCCCTACAACATTGGGCACTACATTCGCTTCCATTTTATGCCCTAACATTTTCAATGTATCGCCCGCGGTGCGCACATACACCCACGGTTCTTTTGTTTGTACTGTTTTTTTGATACCGAATTTCTCTGTCAGCAAGTTGAGGTCGGCCTGATACGCTGACTTGGGAACAGGCGGCAATGCGTC encodes:
- a CDS encoding UDP-N-acetylmuramoyl-L-alanyl-D-glutamate--2,6-diaminopimelate ligase — its product is MKTLADILTAVTPLQVQGNAAVPIGQIVFDSRKVAAGDVFVAVKGTQSDGHAFIPTAMERGAAAVVCETLPETGTDNCCLVQVANSAEALGKLAAAYYDFPSKKLKITGITGTNGKTTTVTLLHRLFTKLGYKVGLISTIRNLIGETEIPATHTTPDAVSLNALLAQMVAEGCTHAFMEVSSHALVQYRTAGLTFTGAIFSNITHDHLDYHGTFDAYIRAKKMFFDGLDKESFALVNKDDKRGSVMVQNTRARVYTFALHSPADFKGKVLANTVRGLQMEINGRQVWFRLIGEFNAYNLLGIYGAAVLLGEKPEPVLTILSELDSAQGRFDRVVAANGTTAIIDYAHTPDALKNVLQTIQSLRGQGKEAIITVVGCGGNRDAAKRPVMAAIACQFSDRVVLTSDNPRFEKPEAILADMERGVPADAADRVQVITDRRQAIATAVAEAKAGDIILIAGKGHEDYQEIEGVKYPFDDKKIAAEYLQNLN